CACCTGCAGACGGTCCAATCTGATTTGTCAAAAACGAACCATTGGTGGGTGAAAGGGTTACCGTCGCCCCGTTAGCTGGTTTTATCGTAATTGTGTTTGTAGCCGAAGTGCCGTTAATCAGAGAGAGGTGCATGAAATCATCGTAAGTGCCATTCTGAATTAGAAATGTAACCGGGCCCGAAATACCTCTGGTATTCAATGCGACTGCCATATCGCTTATGGTTTTGTAATCACCTGTTGGACCCACGGTGTAAGTTCCGGCAACAATGGGAGTCGAAACCTGAGTGAATCTGAGAAGAGTCCCGGGGCGAGGAGTTCTGGGGATGTTATCGTAACACAGACTCATGCTCTGATGATACGATGGATTCAGTGAATCAGCTCCAATGTTTACTGAAAGGAAAGCATTGGTACCGGTTGCTGATCCTGCCCCATTAATCGCCTGAATGCTGGACATGCCGATTGTCATTGAGATTGAGGGAAGGGGATTCATTGTGCCGTAGATAAACTCTATGACATTAGTGGTTTCATACAATTTTATCATGAAACTTGAGTTACTGGTAGCATTAACCCATTTTACTGTTCTGAAATCAATCGATAAAACCCTGTTTGGTGCTGTTCCCGTGGTCAGATACTGGATGCTTGTGGTATCCTGTGCCAGCAGATCATCCCAAAGAGGGGCTATGATTCTTCTGACAAGACTGTTGAGAGTGTTGTTATTACCGGCTGTAATGAGACCTGAGCCCATTCTTATAAAACCGTTTGTAGATACCTGAAATGTGTCAAAGACCTGATTATTATAATTGAATGAAAAACCTATCGGAGTTGCAAGTGAATAGTTGTCATTCAGGAATGCAGGATTTGAAATGTATTTAAAATTCTTTCCTCCCGTCAGGGAAGTGTAGGTGCCTGTGGTCTTTTCCATCACATAATTCATCTGTCCATTAACTGTTACAGATAAAAGAAAAATAACAACGATTGAAGCTAAGAGTGTCGATCTCATGATTTCACCGGATAATTTTGATTAAAAAAAGATTAAACTGCTTCAGGCCGGCCGGGGCTTAAACAGCTCACATATTTACGATATGTTTTTGAAGAATTTTGAAGAACTCAAATCAAATATATTATACTTTTTAAGTATTATGCCGTTTGATTATGATAAGATTGTACAATTTTATCCAAAAAAGAGGGGAAATTAAGTATGAGTTGTTAGTTATGATTTATGAGTTGACAGGTTGTGGGGTGCAGTGATAATAATTATGAGTTGATACTGCCTTTGGTACAGCCCCTCTCCTCCACCGCCCCCCTGCCCCCCTCCTTGTTAAGGTGGGGGGAGAAGTCGTAAAGATTTGTCGCCGGTTCTATCCATATGTCGCCACCAGGGCTCTTTTTCAGGTATCAGGTTTTAGGTATCAGGTATTATTTTTTACAGAAACTACAGGCTATTCCCATTCAGCTCATAGTTCATAGATCATAGATCATAGCTAACCCCATTCAGCTCATAGTTCATAAATCATAGCTAACAGCTAACCCCTGAGATATTCGTCTATCGCGGTGGCTGCTTTTCGTCCGGCACCCATTGCGAGAATAACCGTGGCTCCACCTGTGACGATATCACCACCTGCAAAGACACCTTTTTTCGATGTTTTCATTGTAGCTTCATCAACGAGGATGTTTCCCCATTTGTTGAAATCGATATCGGGTGTTGTCTTCTTGATTATCGGGTTTGAACCGTTACCGATAGCTATAACCGCCATGTCGATTGGCATAACATATTCCGAACCGGGAACAGGCACGGGTCTTCTTCTGCCGGACGCATCGGGTTCGCCGAGTTCCATCTTTTGAAGTTTTACTCCATGCAACCAGCCTGCATCGTCACCCAGAAACTCGAGAGGATTGGTCAGCATTACAAACTGAATCCCTTCTTCCTTCGCATGATGAACTTCTTCTATTCTTGCGGGCATTTCCACTTCGCTTCTGCGGTAAATTATGGAAGCACTTCCGGCACCGAGTCTTTTTGCAGTTCTTACTGCATCCATGGCAGTGTTACCGCCACCAAAAACAGCAACATTTTTTCCTTTAACATCAAAAACAGGTGTGTCAAATTCGGGAAACTTGTACGCTTTCATCAGATTGACCCGGGTAAGGAACTCGTTGGCAGAGTAAATTCCGTTGTAGTTTTCACCGGGGATATTCATGAAGTAAGGAAGTCCTGCACCCACTCCAATAAAAACAGCATCGTAACCTTCGGTGGTCATCAGCTCATCGATAGTATCAGTGAATCCGATAACTGCGTTTGTTCTGAATTCCACTCCGAGAGCTTCAAGGGCATCCACTTCAGCTTTTACAATCTCTTTTGGCAATCTGAATTCAGGTATACCATAGATAAGAACTCCGCCAACATCGTGAAGTGCTTCGAATACCGTTACATCATGTCCCAACTGAATGAGTTCTCCGGCACAACTCAGACCTGCAGGTCCTGAACCGATAATCGCAACTTTTTTGCCCGATTTTTCCTTTATTTCAGCGGCACGAATTCCAACGGTATTCCTTTCATAATCAGCTACAAATCTTTCCAAGCGACCTATGGCAACGGACTCACCCTTTACACCCGTAACGCATTTGGCTTCGCACTGTTCTTCCTGTGGACAAACGCGACCGCATACTGCGGGGAGGACATTGTTTTCTTTGATTTTTGCTGCTGCAGCGAGATACTCTCCTTCGGCGACAAGCTGAATAAAATCTTTAATCTTTACTCCAACCGGGCATCCCTCAACACATTTTGGTTTGGGACACTGAAGGCATCTTTCAGCCTCGAGTTTCGCAAGTTCTTCCGTAAATCCAAGATTTACTTCTGTAAAATTTTTATTACGAGTCTGAGGGTCCTGCTCAGGCATCGGCTGGCGAGGGATTTGCATCCTCTCTTTTTTTGTTAACTCTGCCATTGTTTCTCTTTATTAATAAAGGGTCTTAAAATGTTTTTACTGCTTCTGCATATTGTTTGTCAATGTTACAGATATGATGCTCGAGGGAGTTCTTCTCTTCCGATCTGTAAGTGTTGTTTCTTTTTATCAGTAGGTCAAAATCAACTTCATGTGCGTCAAATTCGGGTCCGTCCACACAAACAAAAACCGTTTTACCGCCAACAACCGCTCTGCAACCACCGCACATCCCTGTTCCATCCACCATCACCGGATTCAAACTGACAACAGTTTTTATTCCGTATGGCCGGGTAACTTCCGCGATTGCCCGCATCATCGGGATGGGTCCGATGGCGAGGACGAAATCAATTTTCTGTCCCGATTCGATCAGTTCTTTCAACTTTCCTGTAACAAAGCCGTGATAACCGTAACTTCCGTCATCCGTGGTCACAAAAACTTCATCACAAATCGCCCGCAGTTCATCTTCAAGGATGACATATTCCTTTGTCTTACCGCCAATAATGGAAATGGTGTGATTGCCGGCTTCTTTGAGGGCTTTAGCTGTCGGGAATGCAATTGCTGTACCGACTCCGCCACCAATGCTAACGGCTGTACCGAAATTTTCTATGTGGGAAGGAAGTCCGAGGGGTCCCACCACATCGAGGAATGAATCACCGGCTTCGTGTGAGTTGATCTCTTTGGTTGTTTTCCCTATTCCCTGAACAATAATCGTTATCGTTCCTTTTTCGATTGAGGAATCTGCAATTGTCAGGGGAATTCTCTCACCCTGCGGCGAAATTCTAACTATAACAAACTGACCAGCTTTTCTTTTTGCGGCTATTTTTGGTGCCTCAATTTCGAATTTCTTCACTTCGGGTGCCAAAAATTGTGCTGAAACTATCTTAAACATTAACCTACCGTGTTTAATTATTGACTGACTGAAAAGACCTTTTGATCTTTACAGTTTTGGGTAAACTCTTTTTATCAATTTTTCCTGATGACCCGCGAAGTTTTAGAAAACCGTAGTAAAACGCCAAAACTGTGAGGGAAGAAAGGAAAGCTATTAACTCTTTATTCGGACTCCCGTCATAAAAATAAATTACGATTCCGATCGTAAATATGAAAAGAAAGAGAGGAATACCGTAAACCATAATTACAGCCTTCAGGATATCGGTTCCCTTCACTTCCACCACCACTTCATCGCCCGGTTTTGCATCCAGATTGTCGAGCACTGTGAGTCTGGAGTAAACCCCGTCGCTGTTTGTACTGCAAAATGGTTTCGCGGCACAGGTTTTACAATTGCCTTTATCCATAATGGCAATTTCGGCGAGATCACCTTTTTTCTCGAGAATAATTCCTTCCTCGGTGAAGACTTCCATCATTTGCCTAATTAATCTCTATCATTCGGATAGCTTTTGTCTGGCATTTTTCAAAAGGAATTTTTTCAGCATCGAGTAGACCGTATTTTATCACTGCGAGATTGTCTTCCATCTCCACTCCACCATCCGATTTTCTGGCACAAATGCTGCAACCCATACAGGAGACTGCACATACAGCCTTCGAAGTTTTTGGATCGTCATGGCTTTTGCAAAAAACGAACACTTTCCTGTTTGCAGGATGCATTTCAATTATGTTTCTCGGACACGCCTTTTCACACATGCCACAACCGGTACAAAGCGATTCAATAACCTCGGGAAGTCCGTTTTCACCCATTACCATTGCACCAAAAGGACATGCTGTAACGCAGTCGCCACCACTCAAACAACCGTAGAAGCAAAGTTTGTCACCCCCCGAAAGAAGATCCATCGCGCTGCAGGTGAGTGGTCCATGATAGGTCGCATATTTCTGAACCGCCTCCTTGTTTCCACCGCGACACAGAACCCTGGGTAAAAATCTGATAACCTCACCGGCTTCTTCACCCATCAGGCGGGCAATCGAGAGGGCGGTTTCCGATCCTCCGACGGGACATCCGTTGGTCTTTGCAGTTTTCTCGACCACATTTACTGCGAAATCATAACACCCTGCATAACCGCATCCACCACAGTTTGCACCGGGAAGAACATCATTGATGTCGCCAATCAGGGGATTCTCCTCAACCCGTAATTTTTTGTCCGCTATCGCAAGAGCACCGGCAAATATAAAACCGAGTCCTCCCATGGTGACAAGTGCAATTATAAATTGAGTGTCCATTTCAACTCCTTGTATAATCTTTGAAACCCGGTGAATAATGCCTGTTACCGTTTTTATCGATAATCATGAATTCACACCCGGGGAAATTCTTAATCAACTCTCTGCTTTTCTCAATTCCGAGAATAAAAAACGCCGTGGCAAGTGCGTCCGCGGTCGTCACATCATCAGCAAGAACTGTAACCGACGAAACTTTAGCGGCTGGAAAACCTGTTTTCGGATTGAAGAGGTGGCAGTAGCGCTTCCCATCAACCTCAAAAAAGTTTTCATAGTCACCCGATGTCGCAACAGCCTTTTTGCCGGGATATAAAATTTCGACAATTCCGCTTGCGTTGAAGGGGTCCTGAACTCCGGTTGTCCACCCCTCCCCTTTAGCCCTGATTTCACCGCCCGCATTTATCAGAAAACTTTTAACGCCCGTCTTTTCAAGAATGTAAAAGGCTCTGTCAACAGCATACCCCTTTGCAATTCCGCTCAAATCGAGGTAAATTTTGCCTTTTTTCCCGATCAGACTGTCGTTAATAATTTTTATTTTGTCGATGCCGGATTTTCCAAGAGCAATTTTTATGGAATCGGATGCGGGCAGGTGCATGCTTCCATCCTTAAATCCCCAAAGGCAGACCACACTTCCGAGAGTAATATCAAACGCTCCCTCTGTTTTTGGAGACAGCTCCAACCCTCTTTTAATCAGAGCAACCACCTCAGGATTAACAGTCACTTTTCCAGAATCAACTTTATTTAAGGAGCCAATGGCACTCGAGTCATTGTAATCTGTGAAGAGTGAATCAATCCTCCTGATCTCGTCAAAAGCCGCTTTGAAAGCTTTTTCATTTTCAGAAGCATCCCCTTCCTGCAATTGTACTTCAACAATCGTGCCCATTGCTGGAATAATCTGCTTCACCCTCTTCGGAGCCTCTTTTTCCACACCGGTAAAGAAGAGTCCGATCACGAAAAAGAGAATAAATGCCGCCAAAAACAGGATGGCTTTTTTATTAATCATCTTTTTAGACGACGGTAATCACGGCTTTGTGAGGAGCGCATGCTATCATGTCACCCGGAAGTGCGATATGCCCCATGCTTCTGCAAATTCCATGTTTACAGCCGTGTTCTTTCACAAATGCCCTGCCGTTTCCGACTGAAATTACATTTCCGCCATAAACTTTGATCTCTTTCTCAACACCTGTAAGAGAAACCTTTTCGACCTGTCTACCTTCGGATTCAATGACAACAAACTTTTCTTTTCTGCTGTCGTATCCTGCAAAGGGTCTTATGCTCATAAGAATTGCAGCATCGGTATCCTTGATTTCTCTTCTCAACTGTTTTAGACCGGAAGTGAATCCTGACTCGGGTGTCAGTATTTCCAAATCACCGGTTTTGACAAAAATATCGGATTTACTCCCAGCCGGAATTCTCGAAATTGAGATTACGAAATTCGGGTTTTCCAGCCGGTCAGGACTGAATCCCATATTTCTGAGTCTTGAAACGAGAGTGGATTCCCCCATCAGCAGGGTTGTGGAAGGCTTCAGTCTGATATCAGCCTCTCCTGCGAGTTCGTTTATCACTTTCGCAATCAGTCTGTTATTGTCAGGCAGAAGTGCTGCAAGCGTGATGTCCCTCTCCCGGGTGGTAAACAATTTCCTCAATCCGGCACCACTTCCAAGAGCTACAACAGCAAGCCCGGATATCTTCAAAAAATCTCTTCTGTTAATCATCTTTAAACTCCAAATAGTTTTATATCAAACCTGAAAAACCCATGAACGCCATGGCTAACAATCCCGCAGTAATGAGAGTAATCGGAACTCCTCTGAACGGCTTTGGGATATCGGCAAGCTCCAGTTCTTCCCTGATTCCCGCCATGATCACAAGTGCGAGAGTGAAACCGGTGCCTGCACCAAGACCGAAGAAGATACTCTGCATCATGTCATAATCCCGTAATGCCATAAAAAGAGCGAGCCCTAGTATCGCACAGTTTGTCGTTATCAGAGGCAGATAAATACCGAGTGCCCTGTAGAGGGGTTGCGATGTTTTCTTGATGAACATTTCCACAAACTGCACAAGGGATGCGATCACGAGAATAAATGAGACATACTGCAGGTAGTCGAGCCCCGCAGGAATCAGTATCATATGATTTATCATCCAGGTCACCACAGCCGTAAGCACCAGTACAAATGTCGTTGCAAGTCCCATCGAAAAGGCAGATGTCAGTTTATTCGAAACACCGATAAAAGGACAAATTCCGAGGAAATATGACAACACAAAATTATTAACTATTGCGGCAGAAAGAAATACAATAAGCAGGTCCATTTTATGCCTCCTCTCCCTCATTATGTTGTTCAACAGGAAGTGCAACCTGACGCGATGCCCGGTCGGCTTCTATAGCTTTTTGGAGTGCATTCTCTTTTTTCTTCTGTTCGAAGAAATTTGCCGTACCAAACAAGATCCCAAGGGTTAAAAAAGCCCCGGCAGGCAAAATAAATATCAGCATCGGTTCGACTGTGGCTGGAAGAATGACCGTTCCCAAAAGCTGGTTTGATCCGAGAATCTCCCTTATCCCGCCAAGAACAAGGAGCGCCAGTGTAAAACCCGCACCCATACCAAGTGCATCAAACGCCGATCTGACTACTGTATTCTTCGATGCAAAAGCTTCAGCTCTTCCGAGGATAATGCAGTTCACTACTATCAGGGGAATGAATGGGCCAAGTGACTTGCTCAGTTCAGGGAATTGAGCTTTCATTACAATATCAACTATTGTTACGAAAGTTGCGATTACCACGATATAAGCCGCAATTCTCACCTGATTGGGAATCAGTTTCTTGATCATTGAAATGATCACACTGCTAAAAAATAGCACAAATGTTGTGGCGAGCCCCATCGCTATGCCGTTCATTACCGAAACCGTTACCGCCAAAGTAGGACATGTACCCAGCACCTGTTTAAATATCGGATTCTGCTTCCAGATACCGTTCATGAAATCGTTAAGAGGGCTGTTTGTTTTGCTCATATTTTCCCCTCTTTTTTAAGTTTTCTTAGTTCGTCCAATCCTTCATTCATTATCTTAACGACGGCTTTGGAGGAGATAGTGGCACCGGTGATAGTAACTATGTCATTGGGTGATTCGGCAGCACCCTTTTTCCCGACAATATGAGGATCAGGATTCACCTTTTTGAACTGGTAGGTAAAACCCTCTTTGGTGATCTCTGAACCGAGACCGGGAGTCTCAACCTGCTCGATAACAGTAAGACCGGTAATCTTTTTCAGATCGGGTGTAACACCCATCATCAGCTTCACCAGTCCCTGAAATCCATTTCCCTTGCATGGGAAAGCGTAACCGATGACTTTTCCACTCCCATCCATTACTTTATAGAGGTCTGAAGTAGTACCTGAGACTTTTTCCTGTTTTTTTCCGTCAGGATGAACGATAAATATCGCTCTCTCAGTCTCTTTCTGGGCATTCAATTTAATCTGAGGATCAGCCCACTCGAAAATCTTTGCGAGCAGTCCACCCGAAATAGCTCCAATCACCAGGAGCGTAAGTAACATCTTAACTACAGTGTTCATTTTTCCGCTCCAAAAATTACAGGTTTTGTATATCTGTTTATAAGCGGTACAAATCCGTTCATAATCAATATTGCGTACATTACACCTTCGGGAAGTCCGCCAAAAAGCCTGATCATTATTACGATCAGTGAGATGCAGACACCATAAATCCAGATCCCCTTGTTTGTAACTGGAGATGTAACCCAGTCGCTCGCCATGTAAACAGCACCAAACATGAAACCACCCATAAAAAGATGGTGAAATGGCGATGCAAATTTTCCGGGGTCAAGAAGCCAGAATATCCCAGCGAAAAGTATCATTCCCAGAATCATCGCGACAGGAACCCGCCAGTTCAAAACCTTCATTACAACCAAAAAGATCATCCCAAGCAGTATTGCAAGGGCGGAAGTTTCGCCGATCGATCCGCCGACATTTCCGAGGAAAAGTGACATCAGGTCAATTCCACCTTTGGATGCGATCGCTTCAAACTTATACTGACTTAATGGTGTCGCCGAGGTCACTGCATCAACGGCCATAGACGGGGGTGTCCATGTCGTTGTCGCCACGGGATACGCAGCCTGTAAAAACGCCCTGCCCACAAGAGCCGGATTGAATATGTTATATCCCAGTCCACCAAACACTTCCTTTCCGAATCCAATTGCCACGACAGACCCGATAAAAGCGAAGACAGGATTAAAGTTTGGAGGAAGTATCAATCCCAGCAGTAGACCGGTGATGACCGCACTTCCGTCCATCAAAGAAACTTTCTGCTTCCTGATATACTTGATGGCATACTCTGTCAGCAATGCTCCGGCAATGGCAGAGGCAACAACTACGAGTTGGAACAATCCGAAATAGACGACCCCCATAACAAGCGGTGGAAGAAGTGATGCCACCACAAGCCACATCGCTTTTTGTGCACTCAATGAAGAATGGACATGCGGTGTACTCGTAAGAACGGGCTTCGATTTCAATTCAACTGTACTGCTGTTTTCCATATCAGGCACTCTTCCTTTCCTGAGACTTCAACCGGATTACCTCTTTTTTTCCAAGTCTTATCCATTGAACAAGAGGAATATTTGCGGGACACTCATATGCGCAGCAGCCACACTCCATGCAGACGAGGATTCCTGCAGATTCAGCATCTTCGAATCTTTGCAATTTTGAGAATTGTGACAAACGGGTTGGCAGGAGATTTACGGGACAAACCTCCACACACTTTCCGCATCTCAGACACGGGATAGCCTCCTGGGGTTTCGATTCTACTTCGGTAAGTACCAGAATTCCTGATGTAGCTTTCATCA
The Ignavibacteria bacterium DNA segment above includes these coding regions:
- the gltA gene encoding NADPH-dependent glutamate synthase, giving the protein MAELTKKERMQIPRQPMPEQDPQTRNKNFTEVNLGFTEELAKLEAERCLQCPKPKCVEGCPVGVKIKDFIQLVAEGEYLAAAAKIKENNVLPAVCGRVCPQEEQCEAKCVTGVKGESVAIGRLERFVADYERNTVGIRAAEIKEKSGKKVAIIGSGPAGLSCAGELIQLGHDVTVFEALHDVGGVLIYGIPEFRLPKEIVKAEVDALEALGVEFRTNAVIGFTDTIDELMTTEGYDAVFIGVGAGLPYFMNIPGENYNGIYSANEFLTRVNLMKAYKFPEFDTPVFDVKGKNVAVFGGGNTAMDAVRTAKRLGAGSASIIYRRSEVEMPARIEEVHHAKEEGIQFVMLTNPLEFLGDDAGWLHGVKLQKMELGEPDASGRRRPVPVPGSEYVMPIDMAVIAIGNGSNPIIKKTTPDIDFNKWGNILVDEATMKTSKKGVFAGGDIVTGGATVILAMGAGRKAATAIDEYLRG
- a CDS encoding sulfide/dihydroorotate dehydrogenase-like FAD/NAD-binding protein, whose product is MFKIVSAQFLAPEVKKFEIEAPKIAAKRKAGQFVIVRISPQGERIPLTIADSSIEKGTITIIVQGIGKTTKEINSHEAGDSFLDVVGPLGLPSHIENFGTAVSIGGGVGTAIAFPTAKALKEAGNHTISIIGGKTKEYVILEDELRAICDEVFVTTDDGSYGYHGFVTGKLKELIESGQKIDFVLAIGPIPMMRAIAEVTRPYGIKTVVSLNPVMVDGTGMCGGCRAVVGGKTVFVCVDGPEFDAHEVDFDLLIKRNNTYRSEEKNSLEHHICNIDKQYAEAVKTF
- a CDS encoding SoxR reducing system RseC family protein, coding for MMEVFTEEGIILEKKGDLAEIAIMDKGNCKTCAAKPFCSTNSDGVYSRLTVLDNLDAKPGDEVVVEVKGTDILKAVIMVYGIPLFLFIFTIGIVIYFYDGSPNKELIAFLSSLTVLAFYYGFLKLRGSSGKIDKKSLPKTVKIKRSFQSVNN
- a CDS encoding RnfABCDGE type electron transport complex subunit B — translated: MDTQFIIALVTMGGLGFIFAGALAIADKKLRVEENPLIGDINDVLPGANCGGCGYAGCYDFAVNVVEKTAKTNGCPVGGSETALSIARLMGEEAGEVIRFLPRVLCRGGNKEAVQKYATYHGPLTCSAMDLLSGGDKLCFYGCLSGGDCVTACPFGAMVMGENGLPEVIESLCTGCGMCEKACPRNIIEMHPANRKVFVFCKSHDDPKTSKAVCAVSCMGCSICARKSDGGVEMEDNLAVIKYGLLDAEKIPFEKCQTKAIRMIEIN
- a CDS encoding FAD:protein FMN transferase, with translation MINKKAILFLAAFILFFVIGLFFTGVEKEAPKRVKQIIPAMGTIVEVQLQEGDASENEKAFKAAFDEIRRIDSLFTDYNDSSAIGSLNKVDSGKVTVNPEVVALIKRGLELSPKTEGAFDITLGSVVCLWGFKDGSMHLPASDSIKIALGKSGIDKIKIINDSLIGKKGKIYLDLSGIAKGYAVDRAFYILEKTGVKSFLINAGGEIRAKGEGWTTGVQDPFNASGIVEILYPGKKAVATSGDYENFFEVDGKRYCHLFNPKTGFPAAKVSSVTVLADDVTTADALATAFFILGIEKSRELIKNFPGCEFMIIDKNGNRHYSPGFKDYTRS
- a CDS encoding NusG domain II-containing protein — its product is MINRRDFLKISGLAVVALGSGAGLRKLFTTRERDITLAALLPDNNRLIAKVINELAGEADIRLKPSTTLLMGESTLVSRLRNMGFSPDRLENPNFVISISRIPAGSKSDIFVKTGDLEILTPESGFTSGLKQLRREIKDTDAAILMSIRPFAGYDSRKEKFVVIESEGRQVEKVSLTGVEKEIKVYGGNVISVGNGRAFVKEHGCKHGICRSMGHIALPGDMIACAPHKAVITVV
- the rsxA gene encoding electron transport complex subunit RsxA → MDLLIVFLSAAIVNNFVLSYFLGICPFIGVSNKLTSAFSMGLATTFVLVLTAVVTWMINHMILIPAGLDYLQYVSFILVIASLVQFVEMFIKKTSQPLYRALGIYLPLITTNCAILGLALFMALRDYDMMQSIFFGLGAGTGFTLALVIMAGIREELELADIPKPFRGVPITLITAGLLAMAFMGFSGLI
- a CDS encoding electron transport complex subunit E, with translation MSKTNSPLNDFMNGIWKQNPIFKQVLGTCPTLAVTVSVMNGIAMGLATTFVLFFSSVIISMIKKLIPNQVRIAAYIVVIATFVTIVDIVMKAQFPELSKSLGPFIPLIVVNCIILGRAEAFASKNTVVRSAFDALGMGAGFTLALLVLGGIREILGSNQLLGTVILPATVEPMLIFILPAGAFLTLGILFGTANFFEQKKKENALQKAIEADRASRQVALPVEQHNEGEEA
- a CDS encoding FMN-binding protein, whose amino-acid sequence is MNTVVKMLLTLLVIGAISGGLLAKIFEWADPQIKLNAQKETERAIFIVHPDGKKQEKVSGTTSDLYKVMDGSGKVIGYAFPCKGNGFQGLVKLMMGVTPDLKKITGLTVIEQVETPGLGSEITKEGFTYQFKKVNPDPHIVGKKGAAESPNDIVTITGATISSKAVVKIMNEGLDELRKLKKEGKI
- a CDS encoding RnfABCDGE type electron transport complex subunit D produces the protein MENSSTVELKSKPVLTSTPHVHSSLSAQKAMWLVVASLLPPLVMGVVYFGLFQLVVVASAIAGALLTEYAIKYIRKQKVSLMDGSAVITGLLLGLILPPNFNPVFAFIGSVVAIGFGKEVFGGLGYNIFNPALVGRAFLQAAYPVATTTWTPPSMAVDAVTSATPLSQYKFEAIASKGGIDLMSLFLGNVGGSIGETSALAILLGMIFLVVMKVLNWRVPVAMILGMILFAGIFWLLDPGKFASPFHHLFMGGFMFGAVYMASDWVTSPVTNKGIWIYGVCISLIVIMIRLFGGLPEGVMYAILIMNGFVPLINRYTKPVIFGAEK